In one window of Pseudodesulfovibrio sp. S3 DNA:
- a CDS encoding adenylate/guanylate cyclase domain-containing protein: protein MFELLKKIFKKDQLILLGTGVSVTLIMIFFFISKPQFLYLLELKIYDHYLKEYHHPAATQIPVIIDLDEKSLAELGQWPWPRYRVAMLLKFLTAYGAIAVASDIIFVEPDRTSPNIMVKDLKNELQIDIGFQGLPNDLMDYDKLLAFNLKDGPYVLGIDFLNNRKGHTTAIERDASFIKPAKVAILSPPGAMSPHDALPKADQMICPIPILSKAAPQTGFITISPDLDSVYRRVPLLYSYNNQIYPNLALATLMQASGMSNMVLKMSSIGVESLKFNGVVIPTDANGQMLINYRGGMKTFEYISASDVLRRKLPAGHLDGRIAIIGTSASGLKDIRATPLDPGFPGVEAHATIIDNILSQQLLSVPDWAPGFEFVSMLICGILTTFLIMWARASWIILPLIGCGYVMWHGSVLLFEEQNYFISPMYAYLTLALTFTTLTIIKFWREEIAKRFIHGAFAHYLAPSVISQIMENPDALSLEGQEKDITIQFSDVRSFTSLSEKLTPTQVTDLLHDYLTPMTRIITEHEGTLDKFIGDAVMAFWNAPLDVEDHQEKSLQAALAQQEKLKELNVEFLEKYGFTIAVGIGIHSGSVRVGNMGSADLFDYTLIGDNVNLASRLESLTKYYGQKLIVSQNIVDACGDKYYFRILDNVRVKGKEQPVKIYTAYTLEEAESRKDELALYEKAHDTYTEMDFKEAKKLFTELKEADVEPLLYDLYIERCELLKDNPPECGWDCVFTHKTK, encoded by the coding sequence ATGTTTGAACTGCTAAAAAAAATATTCAAGAAAGATCAGTTGATACTCCTTGGCACCGGCGTCTCGGTCACCCTGATCATGATCTTTTTCTTCATCAGCAAACCTCAATTCCTTTATTTATTGGAATTGAAAATTTACGACCACTACCTGAAAGAATACCATCATCCGGCAGCCACACAAATCCCGGTGATCATCGATCTCGACGAAAAGAGCTTGGCCGAACTGGGGCAATGGCCCTGGCCGCGATACCGGGTCGCCATGCTTCTCAAATTTCTCACCGCTTACGGTGCCATAGCCGTGGCTTCGGATATCATCTTTGTCGAACCGGACAGAACGTCACCCAATATAATGGTAAAGGATCTGAAAAATGAGCTTCAGATCGATATCGGCTTTCAGGGACTGCCCAACGACTTGATGGACTATGACAAGCTCCTGGCCTTCAACCTCAAGGACGGCCCGTATGTTCTCGGCATCGACTTCCTCAATAACAGGAAAGGACATACAACCGCCATCGAGCGAGATGCCAGTTTCATAAAACCGGCCAAGGTAGCCATTCTCTCTCCCCCAGGCGCCATGTCACCCCATGACGCTCTTCCCAAAGCCGACCAGATGATTTGCCCCATTCCGATCCTGTCCAAGGCGGCACCGCAAACCGGTTTCATCACCATCTCGCCGGACCTGGATTCCGTATACCGCAGAGTCCCGCTGCTCTACAGCTACAATAATCAAATATATCCAAATCTTGCCCTTGCCACACTGATGCAGGCATCAGGCATGAGCAACATGGTCCTCAAGATGTCTTCCATCGGCGTGGAGTCACTCAAATTTAACGGCGTCGTCATTCCCACGGATGCCAACGGTCAGATGCTCATCAACTACAGGGGCGGAATGAAGACCTTTGAGTACATCAGTGCTTCCGACGTCCTGCGCCGAAAACTCCCAGCCGGCCATCTCGATGGGCGCATCGCCATCATCGGCACGTCTGCCTCGGGTCTGAAGGATATCCGAGCCACTCCGCTCGATCCGGGCTTCCCTGGAGTGGAAGCCCACGCCACCATAATCGACAACATTTTATCACAGCAACTGCTCTCTGTCCCGGACTGGGCCCCGGGCTTTGAATTCGTTTCCATGCTGATCTGCGGAATTCTCACCACGTTCCTGATAATGTGGGCCAGGGCCTCCTGGATCATTCTCCCCCTGATCGGGTGTGGATATGTCATGTGGCACGGCTCGGTCCTGCTCTTCGAAGAACAGAACTATTTCATTTCGCCTATGTACGCCTACCTCACGCTGGCTTTGACATTCACCACCCTGACCATCATCAAATTCTGGCGCGAGGAAATTGCAAAACGGTTCATCCACGGTGCATTCGCCCATTACCTGGCCCCGTCCGTCATCTCTCAGATCATGGAAAACCCTGACGCTCTTTCCCTGGAAGGCCAGGAAAAGGATATCACCATTCAGTTCTCGGACGTACGCAGCTTCACCTCCTTGTCCGAAAAACTGACACCGACACAGGTTACCGACCTGCTCCACGACTATTTGACGCCCATGACGCGAATCATCACCGAGCATGAAGGCACTCTGGACAAATTCATCGGCGATGCGGTCATGGCCTTCTGGAACGCTCCACTTGACGTTGAAGACCACCAGGAGAAATCACTTCAGGCCGCCCTTGCCCAGCAGGAGAAGCTCAAGGAACTCAATGTGGAATTCCTCGAAAAATACGGCTTCACCATTGCCGTGGGAATCGGCATTCACTCCGGTTCCGTTCGCGTCGGCAACATGGGATCGGCCGACCTCTTCGACTACACCCTGATCGGCGACAACGTGAATCTCGCTTCCCGTCTGGAGAGTCTGACCAAATATTACGGTCAGAAACTGATCGTGAGTCAAAACATCGTAGACGCCTGCGGCGACAAATACTATTTCCGCATCCTGGACAACGTCCGGGTCAAGGGCAAAGAACAACCGGTGAAAATTTACACAGCCTATACCCTTGAAGAAGCGGAATCGCGCAAGGATGAACTTGCGCTGTACGAAAAAGCCCATGACACCTACACGGAAATGGACTTCAAGGAAGCCAAAAAACTGTTCACGGAACTCAAGGAAGCCGACGTTGAACCGCTCCTCTATGATCTCTACATCGAACGGTGCGAACTCCTGAAAGACAATCCGCCCGAGTGTGGATGGGACTGTGTATTCACTCACAAAACAAAATAA
- a CDS encoding sulfite exporter TauE/SafE family protein yields MLELVAIISIVLVAAFLQGLTGFGFGLIALPLLGLFLNIKTCVPLMVLLAVLISLYLSIRLRDSIHLKSIFTLMLATLPGIPLGVYVLKHVSTQTLSIGLGILMILFTSHQLLYKPKSRQLKPIFTVLAGLLSGFLGGSIGAGGPPVIIYTALQPWSKDQVKATLACYFAISGLIIIASHAISGMITHEVLRLYSMSLPALVAGIYLGTLAYKHISDHGYRKLAFILVFLLGLMMIFKNI; encoded by the coding sequence ATGCTTGAATTAGTCGCCATTATTTCAATAGTACTAGTCGCCGCATTTCTCCAGGGACTGACCGGATTTGGCTTCGGACTCATCGCCCTGCCGCTTCTAGGACTTTTTCTGAACATCAAGACCTGCGTACCGCTCATGGTGCTGCTGGCTGTTCTCATCAGCCTGTACCTGAGCATACGCCTGCGCGACAGCATCCATCTGAAAAGCATCTTCACCCTGATGCTGGCCACCCTGCCCGGCATTCCCTTGGGAGTTTACGTGCTCAAGCATGTTTCAACCCAAACACTGTCCATAGGACTCGGCATCCTGATGATCCTGTTCACAAGCCACCAACTCTTATATAAACCAAAATCCCGACAACTCAAGCCCATCTTCACAGTCCTTGCCGGTCTCTTGTCCGGTTTTCTTGGAGGAAGCATCGGCGCAGGAGGGCCGCCGGTCATTATTTACACAGCCTTGCAACCCTGGTCCAAAGATCAGGTCAAAGCGACACTGGCCTGCTACTTCGCCATTTCGGGTCTCATCATCATCGCATCACACGCCATTTCCGGGATGATCACACATGAAGTCCTGCGTCTTTACTCCATGTCGCTTCCGGCGCTTGTTGCGGGCATTTATCTTGGCACCCTAGCCTACAAGCACATCTCAGACCATGGATACCGGAAACTCGCATTCATCCTCGTATTTTTGCTGGGCCTGATGATGATTTTCAAGAACATCTGA
- a CDS encoding ferredoxin, translated as MSIVIDPDECIGCESCVEICPDVFEMDADGEKAVVIAPDSDAACVDEAIETCPNEAISK; from the coding sequence ATGAGTATTGTCATTGATCCGGATGAATGCATCGGCTGTGAATCATGCGTCGAAATATGCCCGGATGTTTTTGAAATGGATGCAGACGGGGAGAAGGCTGTGGTTATTGCTCCTGACTCGGATGCTGCTTGTGTTGACGAAGCTATTGAAACCTGCCCCAACGAGGCGATTTCCAAATAG
- a CDS encoding DUF1499 domain-containing protein, producing the protein MKQILYSLCIIVVLTSLSGCSTKIPVMGMKDGRFAACTVDDCVSSQTDDVKYKIDPIKATGSPEIVMVDLANSVESIFGGKVLEADGNYLRAEFKSTILRTMDDAEFFYDEQAGVIHVLSMSRGDTFDFDSNRERIEKLRTFFEKKN; encoded by the coding sequence ATGAAACAGATACTTTACTCCTTATGCATCATTGTTGTCCTGACTTCCCTTTCCGGTTGTTCCACCAAAATCCCTGTGATGGGAATGAAGGACGGCCGTTTTGCAGCCTGTACTGTGGACGATTGCGTCTCCTCCCAAACCGATGACGTGAAGTATAAAATCGATCCGATCAAGGCCACGGGCAGCCCCGAGATAGTCATGGTGGACCTCGCCAACTCAGTGGAGTCCATTTTTGGCGGCAAGGTCCTTGAGGCCGACGGCAACTACTTGCGGGCCGAATTCAAAAGCACCATCCTGAGAACCATGGACGACGCCGAATTTTTCTATGATGAACAGGCGGGAGTGATTCACGTTCTTTCCATGTCCCGTGGCGATACTTTCGATTTTGACAGTAACCGCGAGCGCATCGAAAAGTTGCGTACCTTTTTTGAGAAAAAGAACTGA
- a CDS encoding DMT family transporter, which yields MLSNRPLGLLYALLAVTIWSGNFIIASGFVGIVPPITLAALRWTTASLFLFPFAAKSMRRDMAALLEHKYSLLAAAFTGVTVFNTLVYISAWTTDTVNLALLASITPVFVVILARIFLKETISPLRTVGLLVAICGMMIIATRGNMDVLLGLTFRAGDLWMLFAGFLWAIYSILVKRKPDTISRKSYLGAIFFLGVIPLIPAALIEQHFYPAWSVTPAIVGVMLYIGIGASLIAFILWNSAIMLIGPGTSALFQYFIPVFSGIGAYFLLGQPITWAHAAGFVLIFSGVAMATRSR from the coding sequence ATGCTCAGTAACAGGCCATTAGGCTTACTTTACGCCCTCCTGGCGGTGACCATCTGGTCCGGCAACTTCATCATTGCCAGCGGGTTTGTGGGCATCGTGCCACCGATCACTCTGGCCGCATTGCGCTGGACTACGGCGAGCTTGTTTTTGTTTCCTTTTGCGGCAAAATCCATGCGTCGGGACATGGCCGCCCTGCTCGAACACAAGTACTCCCTGCTTGCCGCTGCCTTCACGGGCGTCACAGTGTTCAATACGCTGGTTTACATCAGCGCCTGGACAACGGACACGGTGAATCTGGCCCTGCTGGCATCGATCACGCCAGTCTTTGTTGTCATCCTCGCCCGTATCTTTCTCAAGGAAACGATTTCCCCGCTTCGCACGGTCGGCCTATTGGTGGCCATCTGCGGCATGATGATAATCGCAACTAGAGGCAACATGGATGTCCTGCTCGGCTTGACTTTCCGTGCAGGCGATCTCTGGATGCTTTTTGCCGGATTCCTCTGGGCCATATATTCGATTCTGGTCAAGCGAAAGCCCGATACGATCAGCCGAAAATCCTATCTTGGCGCCATTTTCTTCCTGGGAGTCATTCCGCTCATACCGGCCGCTTTGATCGAACAACATTTTTATCCGGCCTGGTCCGTGACCCCGGCCATTGTCGGGGTTATGCTCTACATCGGAATCGGGGCATCCCTTATAGCCTTCATCCTCTGGAACTCCGCCATCATGCTCATCGGTCCCGGCACGTCCGCCCTGTTTCAGTATTTCATTCCGGTTTTCAGCGGCATAGGCGCCTACTTCCTGCTGGGACAGCCCATCACATGGGCTCATGCGGCTGGCTTTGTCCTCATTTTTTCAGGCGTGGCCATGGCCACCCGATCCAGGTGA
- a CDS encoding methylated-DNA--[protein]-cysteine S-methyltransferase, which translates to MDSSPFTQKVIHAIRSIPRGKVTTYGTIATMAGNRRAARQVARILHSCSRKEELPWHRVVNREGKISLGQLQGYDLQKSLLLAEGIEFDHADRSSWTDSNGQSDKAISVNKKAVANTYSLFYQRPCSVTGH; encoded by the coding sequence ATGGACTCCTCTCCTTTCACGCAAAAAGTCATCCATGCCATCCGTTCCATACCCAGGGGCAAAGTAACGACTTATGGCACTATTGCAACCATGGCCGGCAATCGTCGCGCAGCACGCCAGGTTGCACGCATCCTGCACTCCTGCTCGCGCAAGGAAGAGCTTCCATGGCATAGGGTTGTCAACAGGGAAGGGAAAATATCCCTGGGACAACTCCAGGGATACGATCTGCAAAAATCGCTGCTCCTGGCAGAAGGAATTGAGTTTGATCATGCGGATCGATCCTCATGGACCGATTCCAATGGCCAATCTGACAAAGCCATTTCCGTCAACAAGAAAGCCGTTGCCAATACCTATTCGCTGTTTTATCAACGCCCATGCTCAGTAACAGGCCATTAG
- a CDS encoding mechanosensitive ion channel domain-containing protein encodes MEDIFNNPFGIKVLSSLILAIVITVFAKIAISISQKNKERISESQYVIKYTAVFFFGIAMVVIWLDGIGPMLTALTIVAAALTIVAKEIILNFLGSFVIFWRELFAIGDRVQVGDHAGDVIDKGLLYFTLLELGQDQSTGHSTGRMIKIPNSLVHTLPIINATRGAGFIWNEMTFSVTRKSDWEKGKILLLEVANEYSRANSIDLEKVKRTFEKNKIYFNTLTPKVYISVGMFGVKLTLRYICRARLIRESEEFITTRFLHKLEPGLIELTEEQ; translated from the coding sequence ATGGAAGATATCTTCAATAATCCTTTTGGAATCAAAGTGTTGTCAAGTCTGATCCTGGCAATTGTCATAACCGTGTTTGCAAAGATCGCCATTTCGATTTCACAGAAGAACAAAGAACGGATCTCTGAATCCCAGTATGTCATCAAATACACGGCTGTTTTTTTCTTTGGCATTGCCATGGTCGTCATATGGCTGGATGGAATCGGCCCGATGTTGACAGCCCTGACTATCGTTGCAGCCGCATTGACCATCGTAGCCAAGGAAATCATTTTGAATTTTCTGGGTTCTTTCGTGATTTTCTGGCGTGAACTTTTCGCAATTGGCGACAGGGTTCAAGTGGGAGATCATGCCGGTGATGTCATTGACAAAGGGCTTCTGTATTTCACCCTTCTTGAACTAGGACAAGACCAGTCTACAGGTCACAGCACCGGCAGGATGATTAAGATTCCCAATTCCCTTGTCCACACGCTCCCAATAATCAATGCCACTCGTGGTGCCGGTTTCATATGGAACGAGATGACTTTTTCAGTCACCAGAAAGAGTGATTGGGAAAAGGGAAAGATTCTTTTACTGGAAGTGGCCAACGAATACTCGAGAGCAAATTCCATTGATCTTGAAAAAGTGAAGAGAACATTCGAAAAAAACAAGATCTACTTTAACACGCTGACTCCAAAGGTCTATATTTCCGTAGGAATGTTCGGCGTCAAGCTTACACTGAGATACATTTGCCGTGCGCGTCTGATTCGTGAAAGTGAGGAATTCATCACAACCCGTTTCCTGCATAAGCTTGAACCTGGCCTTATTGAACTGACCGAGGAACAGTAG
- a CDS encoding NifB/NifX family molybdenum-iron cluster-binding protein, with translation MKIAIPTRDGNIDDHFGHCDHYTIMTLDDDRNIVGKERMDSPEGCGCKSDIAPVLAEKGIKVMLAGNMGQGALNILKGVGIEVVRGCSGPIDEVAAKWLAGELQDNLITCDHHDCDNHDHDHSQLKPL, from the coding sequence ATGAAAATTGCTATTCCCACCCGCGACGGCAACATCGACGACCATTTCGGCCATTGCGACCACTACACCATCATGACCCTGGACGACGACAGGAACATCGTCGGCAAGGAACGGATGGATTCACCCGAAGGATGCGGCTGCAAATCCGACATCGCCCCGGTCCTGGCCGAAAAGGGCATTAAAGTCATGCTCGCCGGCAACATGGGCCAGGGCGCGCTGAACATCCTGAAAGGCGTGGGCATCGAAGTGGTCAGGGGCTGCTCCGGTCCCATCGACGAAGTTGCCGCCAAATGGCTTGCCGGTGAGCTTCAGGACAATCTCATCACTTGCGACCACCATGATTGCGACAATCACGACCACGACCACAGCCAACTGAAGCCGCTGTAA
- a CDS encoding nucleoside deaminase, whose amino-acid sequence MAAPTPPKPPAGTSWRSLMDVAFEEACKAARTDEAPIGAALFAPDGSLMASAHNRPIALNDPTGHAEILCLRKAAEITGNYRLTGSILAVTLEPCLMCTGALIHARIAGVVFAARDERAGALVTNLQGCSLPFTNHHMWTVEGVMAEECRGLLKRFFLERRK is encoded by the coding sequence AACCGCCTGCCGGAACCAGTTGGCGCTCCCTCATGGATGTGGCCTTTGAAGAGGCGTGCAAGGCGGCCAGGACAGACGAGGCACCCATAGGGGCAGCCTTGTTTGCCCCGGACGGATCGCTTATGGCTTCGGCCCACAACCGGCCCATCGCCCTGAACGATCCCACCGGACATGCCGAGATCTTATGCCTACGCAAAGCGGCCGAGATCACAGGGAATTACCGCCTGACCGGGAGCATCTTGGCGGTCACGCTCGAACCCTGCCTCATGTGTACCGGCGCGCTCATTCACGCTCGGATCGCAGGAGTGGTCTTTGCTGCCAGGGATGAACGGGCCGGAGCGTTGGTCACCAACCTTCAGGGGTGTTCCCTGCCCTTCACCAACCACCATATGTGGACGGTCGAGGGCGTTATGGCCGAAGAATGCCGAGGTCTGCTCAAGCGTTTTTTCCTTGAACGCAGAAAGTAG